The genomic DNA TGATGGAGTTAGATGCTATGAGATCCTGTTCTCAGCTACGACCGTATGATACTTCCTCTGTTCTTTACTTGAATCAAGAGTTAGGGAAACCGGTTTTGGATCTTGTTAGGGATATGGTTGATAATCCAGAGTTCTCTGTGCGGTCGAATGGTCACGTTCTGTTCTCTTCGAATAGCAATCCTGAGTTGAATGATCTACTTTCTATTGCTTCCGAGTTCAATTTGTCAAGGAATTCAACAAGATGGAGACAGCTCTCACCGCTCATCCCACACTTTCAGAGGTAAGATCTATCGTACAGACTCTACGttcatttgtgtgtgttttcattTCTTGGTGTTACATGCTTTCCCTATTTCTTTTAAGCAGGTTTGAAAGTGAAGTATTAGCACCGGCTAAGCTGAAAGCAGTTACAGTGCTAGCACCTTTGAAGAGGTAACCTAATCTCATCTTTACTTGCTTCTATAACTACTTCACTTTTGTGTTGTTAGTGTTCTCATATTcgtattctttttgttttggttcgaACAAGTCCTGAGAAAACTAGGCTCAAGTCACCAAGGAAACACAACACGAAGCGAAATGCTAAAGAGAGGGACCTGTACAAAAGAAACCATCTCCACGCTTACGAGAGCCTTCTGTCATTAATGATAGGCAATGATCATCAGCACAAACACGCAACAGTAGTCTCTTTACAGAAATCATGCGGAGAGCTCTCAGAACTTCTGACTCAGTTTTCAATCAGTGTTGCTGGGACTGGAATCGCTGTGCTCTTCTCTGTCGCATGTAGCCTTGCTTCAAGGCGTGTACCCTTTTGCGCAAACAAGTTTTTCGACACTGGGCTTGGTTTCAGTTTGGTAATACTAGCATGGGCTGTGAATAGACTCAGGGAGGTGATTGTTCGTGCCAACAGGAAAGCAAACAAGCCCTGTTCAAGTTTGAAAGATGACGAAATCATAAACAGTGTGGAGAAAAGCATCAAGGAGGTTTACTTCAGAGCTGCCACGGTAATCGCTGTGTTTGCGCTTAGGTTTGCATGTTGAAAAACTCACGATGAGAGGTTAAAATCTTGATTTACTACTTCCATGGGAAGCTTAAAAGGTCGTTTGTAAATGACTAAAACTTGTGTTAGTACCGAGCTGTAAATGTGAAGATGATATTGTGTTGTAGAACCTAAGATTTAAGTAAGAGGTCACGAGTTTTGAAGAGAATAAATGTTCTGCAAGAATGTGTTTGATAATCTGCCTTGACGGATTCCGATTCAACAATTAAAACTAATCAGGAGAGCTTTTGCATAGGCTCCAGTAGTCATATTCTGAAAGGTTTAAGTGATTCACTAATCAGAAAATCAGAATTCTGATTCAATAAATgacaaataaaacacatttaat from Camelina sativa cultivar DH55 chromosome 2, Cs, whole genome shotgun sequence includes the following:
- the LOC104714750 gene encoding uncharacterized protein LOC104714750, yielding MMRPLLMDVHETAPESLVLSFGIADKFARQEKVMEFLLSRSEEFKEKGFDMSLLNELMELDAMRSCSQLRPYDTSSVLYLNQELGKPVLDLVRDMVDNPEFSVRSNGHVLFSSNSNPELNDLLSIASEFNLSRNSTRWRQLSPLIPHFQRFESEVLAPAKLKAVTVLAPLKSPEKTRLKSPRKHNTKRNAKERDLYKRNHLHAYESLLSLMIGNDHQHKHATVVSLQKSCGELSELLTQFSISVAGTGIAVLFSVACSLASRRVPFCANKFFDTGLGFSLVILAWAVNRLREVIVRANRKANKPCSSLKDDEIINSVEKSIKEVYFRAATVIAVFALRFAC